A section of the Burkholderia mallei ATCC 23344 genome encodes:
- the rfbD gene encoding dTDP-4-dehydrorhamnose reductase, with protein sequence MKILVTGANGQVGWELARSLAVLGQVVPLTREQADLGRPETLARIVEDAKPDVVVNAAAYTAVDAAETDGAAANVINGEAVGVLAAATKRVGGLFVHYSTDYVFDGTKPSPYIETDPTCPVNAYGASKLLGELAVAETGGDWLTFRTTWVFAARGKNFLRTMLRLAKEREEMKIVADQFGAPTWARSIADGTAHALTTAMRERAAGAFTSGVYHMTSAGQTSWHGFADAIIASWRAAPGAAPLAVSRIVPIPASAYPVPAQRPANSVLSNKALKERFGIELPDWRYAVGLCVNDLLSQ encoded by the coding sequence ATGAAGATTTTGGTGACGGGGGCAAACGGCCAAGTGGGCTGGGAACTCGCTCGGAGTCTGGCGGTATTGGGGCAAGTTGTCCCGCTCACGCGTGAGCAGGCCGATCTCGGCCGCCCCGAAACGCTTGCTCGAATTGTTGAGGACGCGAAGCCGGATGTCGTCGTCAATGCTGCGGCATATACGGCGGTCGATGCTGCGGAAACCGATGGTGCTGCAGCGAATGTGATCAACGGTGAGGCGGTAGGTGTGCTGGCCGCCGCGACGAAGCGTGTCGGCGGCTTGTTCGTTCATTACTCGACGGACTACGTTTTTGACGGCACCAAGCCGTCGCCATACATCGAGACGGATCCGACGTGTCCCGTCAATGCCTACGGCGCCAGCAAGTTGCTGGGAGAGTTGGCGGTTGCGGAGACCGGCGGCGACTGGCTGACGTTTCGCACCACGTGGGTGTTCGCCGCACGCGGCAAGAACTTCCTGCGAACGATGCTTCGTCTTGCCAAGGAGCGCGAAGAGATGAAGATCGTGGCCGATCAGTTCGGCGCGCCGACCTGGGCGCGATCGATTGCTGACGGCACGGCCCACGCGCTCACGACCGCGATGCGTGAACGCGCGGCAGGCGCGTTCACGTCCGGCGTCTATCACATGACATCCGCGGGGCAGACTTCATGGCACGGTTTCGCGGACGCGATCATCGCATCCTGGCGAGCGGCTCCGGGGGCGGCACCGCTCGCCGTCAGCCGGATCGTGCCGATTCCGGCGAGCGCCTATCCCGTGCCGGCACAGCGCCCGGCAAACTCGGTACTGTCGAACAAGGCGCTGAAAGAGCGTTTCGGTATCGAACTGCCTGATTGGCGGTATGCAGTAGGGCTGTGCGTCAACGATCTGCTTTCCCAATGA